In one window of Polaromonas naphthalenivorans CJ2 DNA:
- a CDS encoding hybrid sensor histidine kinase/response regulator yields MLNADTTAKLLIVDDLPENLLALNALIRQEGRTVFQASCGEDALNLLLEHEFALAILDVQMPGMNGFELAELMRSTEKTRHIPIVFVTAAGKESNYAFKGYESGAVDFLYKPLDIDAVMGKVNVFVELYRQRHEIRRQVKALEKNRQQQDALLQKLQISQHELQKAVRMRDDFMSVVAHELLTPLNTLFLETQLRKLELDRNHPEMFQKPGLADMFGRDQQQIQSMVKLIDDILDVGRISHNRLSVRPRPTELSSLVKRAVGQLSGQAAAAGVAVAVQAEETIQGCWDEFRIEQVVINLLTNALRYGDGKPVTVSLHAVPDGACIEVRDQGKGIPAGDQQRIFEQFERGADRISPDGFGLGLYISRQLVEAHGGSIGLESEAGKGSVFTVTLPLAMPETVSP; encoded by the coding sequence ATGCTGAACGCTGACACCACCGCCAAACTCCTGATCGTTGACGATCTGCCTGAAAACCTGCTGGCATTGAATGCGCTGATTCGCCAGGAGGGCCGGACCGTCTTTCAGGCGTCCTGCGGTGAAGACGCACTGAACCTGCTGCTGGAGCATGAATTTGCGCTGGCCATCCTGGACGTGCAGATGCCCGGCATGAACGGCTTTGAGCTGGCCGAGTTGATGCGCAGCACCGAAAAGACACGCCACATTCCCATCGTGTTCGTGACCGCCGCAGGCAAGGAGTCGAACTACGCCTTCAAGGGCTATGAATCCGGTGCGGTGGACTTTTTGTACAAGCCGCTGGACATCGACGCCGTCATGGGCAAGGTCAATGTGTTTGTCGAGCTTTACCGGCAGCGCCATGAAATCCGCCGCCAGGTCAAGGCTCTCGAAAAAAACCGCCAGCAGCAGGACGCGCTGCTGCAGAAGCTGCAAATCTCCCAGCATGAACTGCAAAAGGCGGTGCGGATGCGCGACGATTTCATGTCGGTCGTGGCGCATGAGCTGCTCACGCCGCTGAACACGCTCTTCCTTGAAACCCAGCTGCGCAAGCTGGAACTGGACCGGAACCACCCAGAGATGTTTCAAAAACCCGGCCTGGCCGACATGTTCGGCCGCGACCAGCAACAGATCCAGAGCATGGTCAAACTGATTGATGACATTCTCGATGTCGGGCGCATCAGCCACAACCGGCTGTCGGTCCGCCCGCGTCCCACGGAACTCTCCAGCCTGGTCAAGCGGGCGGTGGGCCAGTTGTCCGGCCAGGCGGCAGCGGCAGGCGTTGCGGTTGCCGTGCAGGCCGAAGAAACCATTCAGGGCTGCTGGGATGAGTTTCGGATCGAGCAGGTCGTCATCAACCTGCTGACCAATGCCCTGCGCTACGGCGACGGCAAGCCGGTGACGGTCAGCCTGCATGCCGTGCCGGACGGTGCGTGCATCGAAGTGCGCGACCAGGGCAAGGGCATTCCTGCGGGCGACCAGCAGCGTATCTTCGAGCAGTTCGAACGCGGCGCGGACCGCATCAGCCCGGACGGCTTTGGCTTGGGCCTTTACATCAGCCGGCAACTCGTCGAGGCCCATGGCGGCAGCATCGGGCTGGAGAGCGAAGCGGGAAAAGGCTCGGTGTTTACCGTCACGTTGCCGCTGGCCATGCCCGAGACGGTATCGCCGTGA
- a CDS encoding chemotaxis protein CheB, protein MKPLNPAQRQSVEAVVIGASAGGVQALLALFSGLPAGFRLPLMVVLHLPEDRDSKLAEIFQHRLPIPVREAADKERIAPGTLYFAGPGYHLSVERDRTFSLSGEEPVHYSRPSIDVLMESAVDAYGDRLAGILLTGANADGAAGLAKIGEQGGLTVVQDPAEAQAPTMPEAAIRMRQPHLILTLDGIRSLLHQLDTSSC, encoded by the coding sequence ATGAAGCCCCTGAACCCTGCACAAAGGCAAAGCGTCGAAGCGGTCGTGATTGGCGCTTCGGCCGGCGGCGTGCAGGCCCTGCTGGCCTTGTTCTCCGGCTTGCCAGCCGGCTTTCGCCTGCCCCTGATGGTGGTGCTGCATTTGCCCGAAGACCGGGACAGCAAGCTGGCCGAGATTTTTCAGCACCGCTTGCCGATTCCAGTGCGCGAAGCCGCCGACAAGGAACGCATCGCACCGGGAACCCTGTATTTCGCCGGGCCGGGCTACCACCTGTCGGTGGAAAGGGACCGGACTTTTTCATTGAGCGGCGAAGAACCGGTGCATTACTCGCGCCCCTCGATTGACGTGCTGATGGAGTCTGCCGTGGACGCTTATGGTGACCGCCTGGCCGGGATTTTGCTCACCGGCGCCAACGCCGACGGCGCCGCCGGACTGGCTAAAATAGGCGAACAAGGCGGGCTCACGGTGGTGCAGGATCCTGCCGAAGCCCAGGCACCCACCATGCCCGAAGCGGCCATCCGCATGCGGCAACCCCATTTGATTCTCACTCTGGACGGCATCCGCAGCCTGCTCCACCAACTAGATACATCCTCATGCTGA